The Streptomyces sp. NBC_00440 genome contains a region encoding:
- a CDS encoding flavin-containing monooxygenase has translation MDDTKDDRPVYVIGAGPGGLAAAAALRERGVRAVILEKSNDVGTSWRHHYDRLHLHTTRRLSGLPGLPMPRSFGRWVSRDNVVRYLEKYAEYHGLEIVTGVEVTRIARADGPGWLLHATGGRELTGSAVVVATGYNHTPRLPDWAGTDTFHGDLVHAGAYRDASPYAGRDVLVVGAGNTGAEIAVDLVEGGAGRVRIAIRTVPHIIRRSTAGWPAQRTGILVRRLPTRLVDRAGEALCKISVPDLSVQGLPRPDTGLYSRVREGAIPVQDVGLIDAVRTGRVEPVAAVDSFDDGKVVLADGTRISPDAVIAATGYRRALEPLVGHLDVLDARGKPVVHGGRTPAQAPGLFFTGFTNPISGMFRELAIDARKIAAVIARQ, from the coding sequence ATGGACGACACGAAGGACGACCGGCCCGTCTACGTCATCGGTGCGGGACCGGGCGGACTGGCCGCTGCCGCCGCGCTGCGTGAGCGGGGCGTACGGGCCGTCATCCTGGAGAAGTCCAACGACGTCGGCACCTCCTGGCGCCACCACTACGATCGTCTGCATCTGCACACCACCCGGCGCCTCTCGGGGCTGCCGGGGCTGCCGATGCCGCGCTCCTTCGGGCGCTGGGTGTCGCGGGACAACGTCGTGCGGTATCTGGAGAAGTACGCGGAGTACCACGGCCTGGAGATCGTCACCGGGGTCGAGGTCACCCGGATCGCCCGCGCCGACGGCCCGGGTTGGCTGCTGCACGCGACCGGCGGGCGGGAGCTGACCGGCAGCGCGGTGGTCGTGGCCACGGGGTACAACCACACGCCCAGGCTGCCCGACTGGGCCGGTACGGACACCTTCCACGGGGACCTGGTGCACGCGGGCGCGTACCGCGACGCCTCGCCGTACGCGGGCCGGGACGTGCTCGTGGTCGGGGCCGGCAACACCGGCGCCGAGATAGCCGTCGACCTGGTCGAGGGCGGCGCCGGGCGGGTACGCATCGCCATCCGCACCGTCCCGCACATCATCCGGCGCTCCACCGCGGGCTGGCCCGCGCAGCGCACCGGCATCCTGGTCCGCAGACTGCCGACCCGGCTGGTGGACCGGGCCGGTGAGGCGCTGTGCAAGATCTCCGTGCCCGACCTCTCCGTGCAGGGCCTGCCGCGCCCCGACACGGGCCTCTACTCCCGGGTGCGCGAGGGCGCGATCCCCGTACAGGACGTGGGTCTGATCGACGCGGTCCGCACCGGCCGGGTCGAGCCGGTCGCGGCGGTGGACTCCTTCGACGACGGCAAGGTCGTCCTCGCCGACGGCACCCGGATCTCACCGGACGCGGTGATCGCGGCGACGGGGTACCGGCGGGCGCTGGAGCCGTTGGTGGGGCACCTGGACGTCCTGGACGCACGGGGCAAACCCGTGGTGCACGGCGGCCGAACCCCCGCGCAGGCGCCCGGACTGTTCTTCACGGGCTTCACCAACCCCATCAGCGGGATGTTCCGCGAGCTGGCGATCGACGCACGCAAGATCGCCGCGGTCATCGCACGGCAGTGA
- a CDS encoding acetate--CoA ligase family protein has translation MLGSTHGTLTTDFHARVVACGEQPPAAVHGTAAAEGDLDVSGRPVYASVPDLDRFFRPGSVAVIGASDAEGRPNTGITRQLIAWSERVGATLHPVHPTRTAVFGLPCSPTVADLPEPVDLAVLLVADPLPLIPQLADAKVKFAVAFASGFAETGEQGADAQTRLTAAVERSGLRMLGPNTNLNAFEKFRDDLEGPAVALITQSGHQGRPVFAMQELGIRLSHWAPTGNEADLETSDFISYFAGRPEVGAIACYVEGLKDGRSFLLAADRAARAGVPVVAVKVGRTETGARSAASHTGKLTGADQVVDAAMRQYGVIRVNGLDELQDTSALLARAKKPQADGVVVYSISGGTGAHFADLATAAGIGLPVLSEAKQAELHTWIPEYLNVANPVDNGGHPVGDWRGRKIIDAILADPGVGVLICPITGPFPPMSDKLAQDLVDAAEATDKLVCVVWGSPVGTEEAYRTTLLGSQRVATFRTFGNCVTAVKAYLDHHRFTTGYRSPFDEAPRTPSPSFRKAQALMRPHQQLSEHAAKQLLRAYGIRVPREQLVTSAAAAVRAAGQVGYPVVMKASGAQLGHKTELGLVKVGLTSASQVRDAYRELTDIARYESVDLDGILVCQMVERGVEMVVGVTTDALFGPTVTVGLGGVLVELLDDTAVRVPPFGEDQARDMLAELRGHALLEGGVRGAPPADVDALVEVVLRIQRMALELGDQLAELDVNPLMVLGRGQGAVALDALAVCR, from the coding sequence ATGCTTGGATCGACTCACGGCACCCTCACCACCGACTTCCATGCGCGCGTGGTGGCCTGCGGGGAGCAGCCACCCGCCGCCGTTCACGGCACAGCGGCAGCGGAAGGCGATCTGGACGTCAGCGGACGCCCGGTATACGCCTCCGTGCCGGATCTCGACCGGTTCTTCCGGCCCGGCTCGGTGGCCGTCATCGGCGCGTCCGACGCCGAGGGCCGCCCGAACACCGGGATCACCCGCCAGCTGATCGCCTGGTCGGAGCGGGTCGGGGCGACCCTGCACCCGGTGCATCCGACCCGTACGGCCGTCTTCGGCCTCCCCTGCTCCCCCACTGTGGCCGACCTGCCCGAACCGGTCGACCTCGCCGTACTCCTGGTCGCGGATCCACTGCCGCTGATCCCCCAACTGGCCGACGCCAAAGTGAAGTTCGCGGTGGCCTTCGCATCGGGCTTCGCCGAGACGGGCGAGCAGGGCGCCGACGCCCAGACCCGGCTGACGGCGGCGGTCGAACGCTCCGGGCTGCGGATGCTCGGCCCCAACACCAACCTGAACGCCTTCGAGAAGTTCCGCGACGACCTGGAGGGCCCGGCGGTCGCCCTGATCACCCAGTCCGGACACCAGGGCCGCCCGGTCTTCGCCATGCAGGAACTGGGCATCCGGCTGTCGCACTGGGCCCCCACGGGCAACGAGGCCGACCTGGAGACCTCCGACTTCATCTCGTACTTCGCCGGGCGCCCCGAGGTCGGCGCGATCGCCTGCTATGTCGAGGGCCTCAAGGACGGCCGGTCCTTCCTGCTGGCCGCGGACCGTGCGGCGCGGGCCGGGGTGCCGGTCGTGGCGGTGAAAGTGGGCCGTACGGAGACGGGGGCCAGGTCGGCCGCCTCACACACCGGGAAGCTCACCGGCGCGGACCAGGTGGTCGACGCGGCCATGCGGCAGTACGGGGTGATCCGGGTGAACGGCCTGGACGAACTCCAGGACACCTCGGCCCTGTTGGCCCGCGCGAAGAAGCCGCAGGCCGACGGCGTGGTGGTGTACTCGATCTCCGGCGGCACGGGGGCGCACTTCGCGGACCTCGCGACGGCGGCCGGGATCGGCCTTCCGGTCCTCTCGGAGGCGAAACAGGCCGAACTGCACACCTGGATACCGGAGTACCTCAACGTCGCGAACCCGGTCGACAACGGCGGTCACCCGGTGGGCGACTGGCGCGGCCGCAAGATCATCGACGCGATTCTGGCGGATCCCGGTGTGGGGGTCCTGATCTGTCCGATCACCGGCCCCTTCCCGCCGATGAGCGACAAGCTGGCCCAGGACCTGGTGGACGCGGCGGAGGCCACGGACAAGCTGGTGTGCGTGGTGTGGGGGTCGCCGGTGGGCACGGAGGAGGCGTACCGCACGACGCTGCTCGGCTCGCAACGGGTGGCGACCTTCCGTACCTTCGGCAACTGCGTCACAGCGGTCAAGGCGTACCTGGACCACCACCGCTTCACCACCGGCTACCGCTCCCCCTTCGACGAGGCCCCCCGGACCCCGTCCCCTTCCTTCCGCAAGGCCCAGGCCCTGATGCGCCCGCACCAGCAGCTGAGCGAACACGCGGCGAAGCAGCTGCTGCGGGCGTACGGGATCCGCGTCCCGCGCGAACAGCTGGTGACCAGCGCGGCAGCGGCGGTCCGGGCGGCGGGGCAGGTCGGCTACCCGGTCGTCATGAAGGCGTCCGGCGCCCAGCTCGGGCACAAGACCGAACTGGGCCTGGTGAAGGTCGGCCTGACCTCGGCGAGCCAGGTGCGGGACGCGTACCGGGAGCTGACCGACATCGCCCGGTACGAATCGGTCGACCTGGACGGCATCCTGGTCTGCCAGATGGTGGAGCGGGGCGTGGAGATGGTCGTCGGCGTCACCACCGACGCGCTCTTCGGCCCGACGGTGACGGTGGGGCTCGGCGGCGTCCTGGTGGAGCTGCTGGACGACACGGCCGTACGGGTCCCGCCCTTCGGCGAGGACCAGGCCCGCGACATGCTGGCCGAACTCCGTGGCCACGCCCTGCTGGAGGGCGGCGTCAGGGGCGCGCCGCCGGCGGATGTGGACGCGCTGGTGGAGGTGGTGCTGCGGATCCAGCGGATGGCCCTGGAACTGGGCGACCAGCTGGCGGAGTTGGACGTCAACCCCTTGATGGTCCTGGGGCGCGGGCAGGGCGCTGTGGCGCTGGACGCGCTGGCGGTCTGCCGCTGA
- a CDS encoding DoxX family protein — MHSIWLSGAEWLAVLRIGLGLWWLESWRHKDKKAWFERGTGITWAADVAGKHKWPVVKRGFERFVAPRPRLMAHVVVYAELALGLGLVVGFLTPVALVAGFLLNLLYFVLMIHDWAEQGQNAMMALISLAAFGAMAWQTWSLDHAIGLF; from the coding sequence ATGCATTCGATCTGGCTCAGTGGCGCCGAGTGGCTCGCCGTCCTCCGTATCGGACTCGGCCTGTGGTGGCTGGAGAGCTGGCGCCACAAGGACAAGAAGGCCTGGTTCGAGCGCGGTACGGGCATCACCTGGGCGGCGGACGTGGCGGGCAAGCACAAGTGGCCGGTGGTGAAGCGCGGCTTCGAGCGCTTCGTGGCGCCCCGGCCCCGGCTCATGGCCCATGTCGTCGTCTACGCCGAACTCGCCCTCGGTCTTGGCCTAGTGGTCGGATTTCTGACCCCGGTGGCGCTGGTCGCCGGGTTCCTGCTCAACCTCCTCTACTTCGTGCTGATGATCCACGACTGGGCCGAGCAGGGGCAGAACGCGATGATGGCGCTGATTTCCCTGGCCGCCTTCGGTGCGATGGCCTGGCAGACCTGGTCACTCGACCACGCGATCGGACTCTTCTGA
- a CDS encoding Zn-ribbon domain-containing OB-fold protein — protein sequence MTDPAPATAAPAASPRFDLPEPDAFTAPYWAAAAEGRLLIRRCGGCGKPHHYPREFCPHCWSDDVTWEQASGRATLYTWSVVHRNDLPPFGKRVPYVAAVVDLAEGPRLMTEIVDCPADGLRIGMALGVTFRELTPGVSVPVFRTDGSWRDGSQAEVRCHLR from the coding sequence ATGACAGATCCCGCACCCGCCACTGCTGCCCCTGCCGCATCCCCGAGGTTCGATCTGCCGGAACCGGATGCCTTCACCGCGCCCTACTGGGCGGCCGCCGCCGAGGGCCGGCTGCTGATCAGGCGCTGCGGCGGGTGCGGAAAGCCGCACCACTACCCGCGCGAGTTCTGCCCGCACTGCTGGAGCGACGACGTCACCTGGGAGCAGGCGAGCGGCCGGGCCACGCTCTACACCTGGTCGGTGGTGCACCGGAACGACCTGCCGCCCTTCGGGAAGCGTGTCCCGTACGTCGCGGCGGTGGTGGATCTGGCCGAAGGGCCGCGCCTGATGACGGAGATCGTCGACTGCCCGGCGGACGGGCTCCGTATCGGGATGGCGCTCGGCGTCACGTTCCGCGAGTTGACCCCCGGCGTCAGCGTGCCGGTGTTCCGCACCGACGGGTCTTGGCGGGACGGTTCACAGGCGGAAGTCCGGTGCCACCTCCGGTAG
- a CDS encoding flavin reductase family protein: MAATAVRYLRSVGAPTATGPVDPLPRPDLRAVGDDERMPVDPGEFRRVLGHFASGVTIVTAHDEEGPAGFACQSFASLSLEPPLVVFMVARTSTTWPRIARAGAFCVNILGADQGGLCRAFAVSGADKFAGVPHEPAPATGAPLLTGVPAWIDCRIHAVHTGGDHLIVVGRVETLGGSADGAPLLFHRGAFGRFTA, encoded by the coding sequence ATGGCGGCCACCGCCGTCCGATACCTCAGGTCGGTAGGCGCCCCGACGGCCACCGGGCCGGTCGATCCACTCCCGCGCCCGGATCTGCGGGCGGTGGGCGACGACGAACGGATGCCCGTCGACCCGGGCGAATTCCGCCGCGTACTCGGCCACTTCGCGAGCGGCGTCACCATCGTCACCGCGCACGACGAAGAGGGCCCTGCCGGCTTCGCCTGCCAGTCCTTCGCCTCGCTCTCACTGGAGCCGCCGCTCGTCGTGTTCATGGTGGCCCGTACGTCGACGACCTGGCCGCGCATCGCCCGCGCCGGGGCCTTCTGCGTCAACATCCTCGGCGCGGACCAGGGCGGGCTGTGCCGCGCCTTCGCGGTGAGCGGCGCCGACAAGTTCGCGGGGGTGCCCCACGAACCGGCCCCCGCGACCGGTGCGCCGCTGCTCACCGGCGTACCGGCGTGGATCGACTGCCGCATCCACGCCGTCCACACGGGCGGCGACCACCTGATCGTGGTCGGCCGGGTGGAGACGCTGGGCGGTTCGGCCGATGGCGCACCGCTGCTGTTCCACCGGGGAGCGTTCGGCCGGTTCACGGCCTGA
- a CDS encoding MFS transporter: MTHAGLAPSSLPGGRRPRLHRAWFVAAVTFVTIIGAAAFASLPGLLIDPLHEEFHWSRGTIGLAISVNLALYGLTAPFAAALMDRFGIRRVVAVALTVISVGSLLTVWMTTAWQLVLYWGVLVGMGSGSMALAFAATVTNRWFVAKRGLVTGVLTAASASGQLVFLPVLSWLVVHHGWRPAAVTVALAALAVVPLVWLLLRDHPADVGQSAYGAAEFVPKPPPLTGAARRAVGVLARAVRTGPFWLLAGTFAICGASTNGLVKTHFVPAEHDHGMPVTAAASLLAVIGIFDIVGTIASGWFTDRFDPRRLLAVYYTLRGISLLFLPMLLAPSVHPPMVLFIVFYGLDWVATVPPTIALCREHYGEDSAIVFGWVLASHQVGAALVAYLGGVVRDVFGSYDVIWYASGAMCAAAALMALVLRPRAAGVVRVAGAGG; this comes from the coding sequence GTGACGCACGCGGGGTTGGCGCCGTCATCGCTGCCCGGCGGGCGCCGGCCGCGCCTGCACCGCGCCTGGTTCGTGGCCGCGGTCACCTTCGTGACGATCATCGGCGCCGCGGCCTTCGCCTCGTTGCCGGGGCTGCTGATCGACCCGCTGCACGAGGAGTTCCACTGGTCGCGCGGCACGATCGGCCTGGCGATCTCGGTGAACCTCGCGCTGTACGGGCTGACGGCGCCGTTCGCGGCGGCGCTGATGGACCGCTTCGGGATCCGCCGCGTGGTGGCCGTCGCGCTCACCGTCATCTCGGTGGGCTCGTTGCTCACGGTGTGGATGACCACCGCGTGGCAACTGGTCCTCTACTGGGGCGTGCTGGTCGGCATGGGCAGCGGCTCGATGGCGCTGGCCTTCGCGGCGACGGTGACCAACCGCTGGTTCGTCGCCAAGCGGGGACTGGTCACCGGCGTCCTCACGGCGGCGAGCGCCTCGGGCCAGCTGGTCTTCCTGCCGGTCCTCTCCTGGCTCGTCGTGCACCATGGCTGGCGCCCCGCGGCGGTCACGGTGGCGCTCGCGGCGCTGGCCGTGGTGCCGCTGGTGTGGCTGCTGCTGCGTGACCATCCGGCGGACGTGGGCCAGTCGGCTTACGGGGCAGCGGAGTTCGTACCGAAGCCGCCCCCGCTGACCGGCGCGGCCCGGCGGGCGGTCGGGGTGCTCGCCAGGGCTGTCAGGACGGGCCCGTTCTGGCTGCTCGCAGGGACGTTCGCGATCTGCGGCGCATCCACCAACGGCCTGGTGAAGACCCACTTCGTCCCGGCGGAGCACGACCACGGGATGCCGGTCACGGCCGCCGCCTCGCTGCTCGCGGTGATCGGGATCTTCGACATCGTGGGCACGATCGCGTCCGGCTGGTTCACGGACCGCTTCGATCCCCGCCGCCTGCTGGCGGTCTACTACACGCTGCGCGGCATCTCACTGCTCTTCCTGCCGATGCTGCTCGCGCCGTCCGTCCATCCGCCGATGGTCCTGTTCATCGTCTTCTACGGCCTGGACTGGGTCGCCACGGTCCCCCCGACGATCGCCCTGTGCCGCGAGCACTACGGCGAGGACAGCGCCATCGTCTTCGGCTGGGTGCTCGCCTCCCACCAGGTGGGCGCGGCGCTGGTCGCGTACCTGGGCGGCGTGGTGCGGGACGTCTTCGGCTCGTACGACGTGATCTGGTACGCGTCGGGTGCGATGTGCGCGGCGGCGGCACTGATGGCCCTGGTGCTGAGGCCCCGGGCGGCGGGGGTGGTGCGGGTGGCGGGCGCCGGTGGCTGA
- a CDS encoding enoyl-CoA hydratase/isomerase family protein: MTASPEAEEDAILHTTTGGVSTITLNRPAAMNALTWDQREQVIGLLAAASADPDIRAVVLTATGRGFCAGADLRGGGPQAPAERVTGDVARTIRLGAQRLIAAVLDCEKPVIAAVNGTAAGLGAQLALACDLVLAAESARFIEVFARRGLVPDGGGAYLLPRLIGPHRAKELMFFGDALPAPEAERIGLINRVVPDEDLLKTAHEWAARLAQGPTRALALTKQLVNASLESDRSTAFAAEAAAQEINMTTADANEGVTAFVERRTPEYRGR, from the coding sequence ATGACCGCTTCGCCCGAAGCCGAAGAAGACGCGATCCTCCACACCACCACCGGCGGCGTCTCCACGATCACCCTCAACCGCCCGGCCGCGATGAACGCCCTCACCTGGGACCAGCGCGAACAGGTCATCGGCCTCCTGGCCGCGGCGTCCGCCGACCCCGACATCCGCGCGGTCGTCCTCACCGCCACCGGCCGCGGCTTCTGCGCGGGCGCCGACCTCCGGGGCGGCGGCCCGCAGGCCCCGGCCGAGCGCGTCACCGGCGACGTGGCCCGTACGATCCGGCTCGGCGCGCAGCGCCTCATCGCGGCCGTCCTCGACTGCGAGAAGCCGGTGATCGCCGCGGTCAACGGCACCGCCGCCGGCCTGGGCGCACAGCTCGCCCTCGCCTGCGACCTCGTACTGGCCGCGGAATCGGCCAGGTTCATCGAGGTCTTCGCCCGCCGCGGCCTCGTCCCCGACGGCGGCGGCGCGTATCTGCTGCCCCGCCTGATCGGCCCGCACCGCGCCAAGGAGCTGATGTTCTTCGGCGACGCGCTCCCCGCGCCGGAAGCCGAACGCATCGGCCTGATCAACCGGGTGGTCCCGGACGAGGACCTGCTGAAGACGGCCCACGAGTGGGCCGCCCGGCTGGCCCAGGGCCCCACCCGGGCCCTGGCCCTCACCAAGCAACTGGTGAACGCCTCACTGGAGTCGGACCGCAGCACAGCCTTCGCGGCCGAGGCCGCCGCCCAGGAGATCAACATGACGACGGCCGACGCGAACGAGGGCGTGACGGCCTTCGTGGAGCGCCGGACGCCGGAGTACCGGGGGCGGTAG
- a CDS encoding O-methyltransferase, whose protein sequence is MTFTHTLADPRVETALSRMFDLAALDEATSARTRAEHPDRPEPTTPQELADATAEIYMPISAAGGELLYNLVRATRPATVVEFGMSFGISTLYLAAAVRDNGAGRVVTTELNKDKAAAARRTFAETGLDDVITVMEGDARETLGSLDAPADFVLLDGWKDLCLPVLRLLEPHLAPGTLVVADDVNLSSLRPYLEYVRTPANGYRSVPFPVEDGMEISCRL, encoded by the coding sequence ATGACCTTCACCCACACGCTCGCCGACCCCCGGGTCGAGACCGCACTCAGCCGGATGTTCGACCTCGCCGCGCTCGACGAAGCCACCTCGGCCCGCACCCGGGCCGAGCACCCCGACCGCCCCGAGCCGACGACACCGCAGGAACTCGCCGACGCCACCGCCGAGATCTACATGCCGATCTCCGCAGCGGGCGGCGAGTTGCTCTACAACCTGGTGCGGGCCACCCGGCCCGCCACCGTCGTGGAGTTCGGCATGTCCTTCGGCATCTCGACCCTGTATCTGGCCGCCGCCGTGCGGGACAACGGCGCCGGGCGCGTCGTCACCACGGAACTGAACAAGGACAAAGCGGCCGCGGCCCGTCGCACCTTCGCCGAGACCGGCCTGGACGATGTGATCACCGTGATGGAGGGGGACGCCCGGGAGACGCTCGGCAGTCTCGACGCCCCGGCGGACTTCGTCCTGCTCGACGGCTGGAAGGACCTGTGCCTGCCCGTACTGCGCCTGCTCGAACCGCACTTGGCGCCGGGCACACTCGTGGTCGCCGACGACGTGAACCTCAGCAGCCTGCGCCCGTACCTGGAGTACGTACGCACCCCGGCGAACGGCTACCGGAGCGTGCCCTTCCCCGTCGAGGACGGCATGGAGATCAGCTGCCGCCTCTGA
- a CDS encoding TetR/AcrR family transcriptional regulator, translating into MGAEAGTAEEGAVGAAGRRHHGNRHGRSEIARFAVLEAADDLLAEKGFAGVTMEGIAARAGVAKQTIYRWWSTKTDVLMDAFLQDVAEEPPSPDHGDVARDLSDHLGRLGQFLSGSDPGAVFKALMAQTQHDPAFAEDFRARFLDEQRRRDQLPLERAVRRGELPADLDVAAETDQIVGPLYYRVLVTGEPIGRDFTDRLVRSFVSRLG; encoded by the coding sequence ATGGGAGCTGAGGCAGGAACCGCTGAGGAAGGGGCCGTCGGCGCGGCGGGCCGACGGCACCACGGCAACCGGCACGGGCGCAGCGAAATCGCCCGGTTCGCGGTGCTGGAGGCGGCCGACGATCTGCTCGCCGAGAAGGGCTTCGCGGGCGTCACGATGGAAGGCATCGCGGCGCGGGCCGGTGTCGCCAAGCAGACCATCTACCGCTGGTGGAGCACGAAGACCGACGTCCTGATGGATGCCTTCCTGCAGGACGTGGCCGAGGAGCCGCCCTCGCCCGATCACGGCGATGTGGCGCGCGACCTGAGCGACCACCTGGGCCGCCTGGGCCAGTTCCTCAGTGGGTCGGACCCCGGAGCCGTCTTCAAGGCGCTGATGGCCCAGACCCAGCACGATCCGGCGTTCGCCGAGGACTTCCGGGCCAGGTTCCTCGACGAGCAGCGCCGCCGCGACCAGTTGCCGCTGGAGCGTGCCGTGCGGCGGGGGGAACTGCCCGCGGACCTGGACGTGGCGGCCGAGACCGACCAGATCGTGGGTCCGCTCTACTACCGGGTGCTGGTGACGGGCGAGCCGATCGGCCGGGACTTCACCGACCGGCTGGTGCGGTCCTTCGTGAGCCGCCTGGGCTGA
- a CDS encoding LysR family transcriptional regulator has translation MAHIERVDLNLLAPLAALLEERHVSHAAEVAGMSQPAMSRALQRLRDTLGDELLVRTPRGYRLTPRAERVQRQLRAVLPRLEGLFAPEEFDPAEAAEAFRVAGTDYARVFAPAVFQRVFRESPRSTVHFRTWHDAIHEDLDRGVVDLMFYARSEPVTALHTEHLFDDRFMCVLSADHPLAGRPEIALEEYLDATHVIVGTTDERQTAIEGRLEDFGTPRRAGLTVPYHSLAALSVLGTRLILTLPARLLAEQRPDPGIRILPAPEEIRPLHYQMAWHPRLDGDLGQRWLRDTIRAVTAELPEVAPDFRL, from the coding sequence ATGGCGCATATTGAACGGGTCGACCTCAATCTGCTCGCCCCGCTGGCCGCGCTGCTGGAGGAGCGGCATGTCTCGCACGCCGCCGAAGTCGCCGGGATGAGCCAGCCGGCGATGAGCCGGGCGCTGCAGCGGCTGCGGGACACGCTCGGCGACGAACTGCTGGTGCGCACGCCGCGCGGATACCGGCTCACCCCGCGGGCCGAGCGCGTCCAGCGCCAGCTGCGGGCGGTCCTGCCGCGGCTGGAGGGCCTGTTCGCCCCGGAGGAGTTCGACCCCGCGGAGGCCGCCGAGGCCTTCCGGGTTGCCGGGACGGACTACGCCCGGGTGTTCGCCCCCGCGGTCTTCCAGCGCGTCTTCCGGGAGTCGCCCCGCTCCACGGTGCACTTCCGCACCTGGCACGACGCCATCCACGAGGACCTCGACCGGGGCGTCGTCGACCTGATGTTCTACGCCAGGTCGGAGCCGGTCACCGCGCTGCACACCGAGCATCTCTTCGACGACCGGTTCATGTGTGTGCTCTCCGCCGACCACCCGCTGGCCGGGCGTCCGGAGATCGCTCTGGAGGAGTACCTGGACGCCACCCACGTGATCGTCGGCACCACCGACGAACGCCAGACCGCGATCGAGGGGCGCCTGGAGGACTTCGGAACGCCCCGCCGGGCCGGACTGACCGTGCCCTACCACTCGCTGGCCGCGCTATCGGTCCTGGGCACCCGGCTGATCCTCACGCTGCCCGCGCGGCTGCTCGCGGAGCAGCGCCCGGACCCCGGGATCCGGATCCTGCCCGCCCCCGAGGAGATCCGCCCGCTGCACTACCAGATGGCCTGGCACCCCCGGCTGGACGGCGACCTGGGACAGCGCTGGCTCCGGGACACCATCCGCGCCGTCACCGCTGAACTACCGGAGGTGGCACCGGACTTCCGCCTGTGA
- a CDS encoding MFS transporter: MCAACGIPTHLADAEAFAPAEAQPATPATVPTTTPPTGPSAGAAPNTSGGPPVAPPPPRFAALRNPDCRPYLFGAALAMMADNIEHVITYWVLWQTFHSPALTGFQVISHWVPFLLLSMWFGSLADRYDCRRIIQAAQVLFMAVSVTWGVLFLTDSLHMWEACVLLVLHGLAGSLWGPGEQLMLHDFVGPAELPSAVRLNATFRSLGVLFGPVVGSALLLGLGPTAGIFANVAFYLPLTLFLFRTRFTGHTRDRHSRPRVGVLESLRVLREIGSNRTLVSMIILGGLGSFFVGSSLQSSMPIFAHDLGAGGAGTAYGVLLFANGAGGVVGGIVLEATGWVKPHVPAAVISTAIYGVTSLFFALTTSYPLALGLLLVGGVANLASMSIGQTVVQLLAPAADRGRVLGVYGMSANGLRAGSGFTVGLLGAAIGVHASLGFSATALCVGTVLAGLHALRGHRRAAPADAG, translated from the coding sequence ATGTGCGCAGCCTGCGGCATACCCACCCACCTGGCCGACGCTGAAGCGTTCGCGCCCGCCGAGGCGCAGCCCGCGACCCCGGCCACCGTCCCAACCACCACCCCACCCACCGGCCCTTCCGCCGGCGCGGCTCCAAATACGTCCGGCGGCCCGCCCGTCGCCCCGCCGCCTCCGAGGTTCGCCGCGCTGCGCAATCCCGACTGCCGCCCGTACCTGTTCGGTGCGGCCCTGGCGATGATGGCCGACAACATCGAACACGTCATCACCTACTGGGTGTTGTGGCAGACGTTCCACTCCCCGGCCCTGACCGGCTTCCAGGTCATCAGCCACTGGGTGCCGTTCCTGCTGCTCTCGATGTGGTTCGGCTCCCTGGCGGACCGCTACGACTGCCGCCGCATCATCCAGGCCGCGCAGGTCCTGTTCATGGCCGTCTCCGTGACCTGGGGCGTCCTGTTCCTCACCGACTCGCTGCACATGTGGGAGGCGTGCGTCCTGCTCGTCCTGCACGGTCTTGCCGGGTCACTGTGGGGCCCCGGCGAGCAGCTGATGCTGCACGACTTCGTCGGCCCGGCCGAACTGCCCAGCGCCGTACGCCTGAACGCCACCTTCCGCAGTCTGGGCGTCCTCTTCGGCCCCGTGGTCGGGTCCGCGCTGCTGCTGGGGCTCGGCCCCACGGCGGGTATTTTCGCCAACGTCGCCTTCTACCTGCCGCTGACGCTCTTCCTCTTCCGTACCCGGTTCACCGGCCACACCCGCGACCGCCACAGCAGGCCACGGGTGGGGGTGCTGGAGTCGCTGCGCGTCCTGCGGGAGATCGGCTCCAACCGCACCCTGGTCAGCATGATCATCCTGGGCGGCCTCGGCTCGTTCTTCGTCGGCTCCTCGCTCCAGTCCTCGATGCCGATCTTCGCCCATGACCTCGGCGCGGGCGGCGCCGGGACCGCGTACGGGGTCCTGCTGTTCGCCAACGGCGCGGGCGGGGTCGTCGGCGGCATCGTGCTGGAGGCCACCGGGTGGGTCAAACCACATGTGCCGGCCGCCGTCATCAGTACGGCGATCTACGGCGTGACCAGCCTGTTCTTCGCCCTCACCACCAGCTATCCGCTGGCGCTCGGGCTGCTGCTCGTCGGCGGTGTCGCCAACCTCGCGTCGATGTCGATCGGCCAGACGGTCGTGCAGTTGCTCGCTCCCGCCGCCGACCGCGGCCGGGTCCTCGGGGTGTACGGGATGTCCGCCAACGGACTGCGCGCGGGCAGCGGTTTCACCGTCGGCCTGCTGGGCGCCGCCATCGGCGTCCACGCGTCCCTGGGGTTCAGCGCCACCGCTCTCTGCGTCGGCACCGTCCTGGCCGGCCTGCACGCCCTGCGCGGGCACCGGCGGGCGGCTCCGGCCGACGCCGGGTAG